The following proteins come from a genomic window of Candidatus Bipolaricaulis sibiricus:
- a CDS encoding 2-oxoglutarate oxidoreductase, delta subunit, putative, whose product MANGKAVVDRERCKGCGLCVAACPFGVLELSATYNSAGYPVAAMAHPDKCTGCALCAQTCPDVAIEVYREKTAAGSAEPPTGRR is encoded by the coding sequence ATGGCCAACGGAAAAGCGGTTGTGGACCGGGAGCGGTGCAAGGGGTGCGGCTTGTGCGTCGCCGCATGCCCGTTTGGGGTGCTCGAGCTGTCCGCCACCTACAACAGCGCGGGGTACCCTGTCGCCGCGATGGCCCACCCCGACAAGTGCACGGGCTGCGCCCTGTGCGCGCAGACCTGCCCCGACGTGGCGATCGAGGTGTACCGTGAGAAGACGGCCGCCGGTTCGGCGGAACCCCCAACCGGTCGCCGATAA
- a CDS encoding ABC transporter, substrate-binding protein (cluster 5, nickel/peptides/opines), with protein sequence MKKVLVAALLVTMAFAGFARQGAWLDEVVLTQEPNTGAAVLKLAAGDIDMYAFSISDRALFAQVAANPDLKAYTSFGSFNDLTMNHSGDKPFFTDGRLNPFGVPAIREAMHWIIDREYIANEIMGGLATGKYSYLNAAFPDGSQRYPDLMADLEDYYAYDFAKGEAIITAEMTKLGATKVGGKWTYQGRPIELRFLIRNEDERLLIGNYISDQLEKLGFTVIRQYGRSAELSPLWIQSNPLEGQWHLYTGGWVTTAVSRDQGTRFNQFYTTRVLPWPLFTTLATATTDPTLDEVCDRLARRDYNSMDERRVLFEQALWLSNKYANIIWLVDRQGFTPVRANTAVAADLAAGVYGSQIWGYTAQFQKDGKPVVGGTMKIATSTLLIEPWNPIAGSNWVYDMFPIRATGENSYITDTQTGLIWPLHFEKATVEVLKGLPVGTTPGHDWCTLKFVDEIKVPADAWIDWDAAAQKFITVGEKHPGGLTAKRKSTVYYPASLYNVPLHDGTKVTLADFILGIILSFDRGKPESAIYDEAAVSGLRSFLASFRGVKIVSQNPLVIETYSDVYTLDAELSVSTWWPYYAQGPGFWHALALGIQAEANKELAFSKDKAALLKVEWMDYTKGPSLPILLKYLDEGIATGYVPYAPTMGQYVTADQAKAKYAALKAWYEKMGHLWVATGPFYLDQVFPVEKIIVLKRFEQYPFALDKWQFLVK encoded by the coding sequence ATGAAGAAGGTACTCGTAGCAGCGTTGTTGGTAACCATGGCGTTCGCGGGCTTTGCCCGCCAGGGCGCCTGGCTGGACGAGGTCGTGCTCACCCAGGAGCCGAACACCGGCGCAGCGGTTCTCAAGCTGGCCGCGGGCGACATCGACATGTACGCGTTCTCGATCAGCGACCGCGCCCTGTTCGCCCAGGTGGCCGCGAACCCGGACCTCAAGGCCTACACGTCGTTCGGGTCGTTCAACGACCTCACGATGAACCACAGCGGCGACAAGCCGTTCTTCACCGACGGGCGGCTCAACCCGTTCGGCGTTCCGGCGATCCGCGAGGCCATGCACTGGATCATCGACCGCGAGTACATCGCGAACGAGATCATGGGCGGTCTTGCCACCGGTAAGTACTCCTACCTCAACGCCGCGTTCCCGGATGGCTCGCAGCGCTACCCCGACCTCATGGCCGACCTCGAGGACTACTACGCCTACGACTTCGCCAAGGGCGAGGCGATCATCACCGCCGAGATGACGAAGCTCGGCGCGACGAAGGTTGGCGGCAAGTGGACCTACCAGGGCAGGCCGATCGAGCTCCGGTTCCTCATCCGGAACGAGGACGAGCGCCTGCTCATCGGTAACTACATCTCCGACCAGCTCGAGAAGCTCGGCTTCACCGTGATCCGCCAGTACGGCCGCAGCGCCGAGCTCTCGCCGCTGTGGATCCAGAGCAACCCGCTCGAGGGTCAGTGGCACCTCTACACCGGCGGTTGGGTCACCACTGCGGTGAGCCGCGACCAGGGCACGAGGTTCAACCAGTTCTACACGACCCGCGTTCTGCCGTGGCCTCTGTTCACGACCCTCGCCACCGCCACCACCGACCCCACGCTCGATGAGGTGTGCGACCGGCTCGCCCGCCGCGACTACAACTCGATGGACGAGCGCAGGGTCCTCTTCGAGCAGGCCCTCTGGCTCTCGAACAAGTACGCGAACATCATCTGGCTCGTGGACCGGCAGGGGTTCACCCCGGTGCGGGCGAACACCGCCGTTGCCGCGGACCTCGCCGCCGGCGTGTACGGCTCTCAGATCTGGGGCTACACCGCCCAGTTCCAGAAGGACGGGAAGCCGGTGGTGGGCGGGACGATGAAGATCGCCACCTCCACCCTCCTCATCGAGCCGTGGAACCCAATCGCCGGGTCGAACTGGGTGTACGACATGTTCCCAATCCGGGCGACCGGCGAGAACTCCTACATCACCGATACCCAGACGGGTCTCATCTGGCCGCTCCACTTCGAGAAGGCCACGGTCGAGGTCCTGAAGGGCCTCCCGGTCGGGACGACCCCTGGCCACGACTGGTGCACGCTGAAGTTCGTGGACGAGATCAAGGTCCCGGCTGACGCGTGGATCGACTGGGACGCCGCGGCACAGAAGTTCATCACCGTGGGCGAGAAGCACCCCGGCGGCCTCACCGCGAAGCGGAAGAGCACCGTCTACTACCCGGCCAGCCTGTACAACGTGCCGCTCCACGATGGGACCAAGGTCACCCTCGCCGACTTCATCCTCGGGATCATCCTCAGCTTCGACCGAGGCAAGCCGGAGAGCGCGATCTACGATGAAGCAGCGGTCTCGGGGTTGAGGTCGTTCTTGGCGTCGTTCCGCGGCGTGAAGATCGTGTCCCAGAACCCGCTCGTCATCGAGACCTACTCTGACGTGTACACCCTCGACGCCGAGCTCTCGGTCAGCACGTGGTGGCCGTACTACGCGCAGGGTCCAGGGTTCTGGCACGCGCTCGCGCTGGGCATCCAGGCCGAGGCGAACAAGGAGCTGGCCTTCTCCAAGGACAAGGCCGCCCTCCTCAAGGTGGAGTGGATGGACTACACCAAGGGGCCGTCGCTCCCGATCCTTCTCAAGTACCTCGACGAGGGGATCGCCACCGGCTACGTCCCGTACGCCCCGACGATGGGCCAGTACGTGACCGCCGACCAGGCCAAGGCCAAGTACGCCGCCCTCAAGGCGTGGTACGAGAAGATGGGCCACCTGTGGGTCGCGACGGGGCCGTTCTACCTCGACCAGGTGTTCCCGGTTGAGAAGATCATCGTTCTCAAGCGGTTCGAGCAGTACCCGTTCGCACTGGACAAGTGGCAGTTCCTCGTGAAGTAG
- a CDS encoding 2-oxoglutarate/2-oxoacid ferredoxin oxidoreductase, alpha subunit — MAERQLMTGNEAMAEAAIRAGCRTYFGYPITPQNEILEYMATHLPKVGGAFLQAESEVAAINMCYGAAAAGVRTMTSSSSPGVSLKMEGISYLAGADLPCVILNVARGGPGLGNIAPAQGDYFQATKGGGHGDYRLIVLGPSTVQEAAELAALAFDLSDQYRVPTMLLADGMLGQMMEPVSLPEPRAGADRPAKPWALTGAKGRNPNYVASFALEPTVLRDLNLKRHARYKEIEAREVRWEEVATEDAEILVVAYGTMGRIAKTVVRQARNQGVKAGLLRPITLWPFPYAPIRALAERVTAVLTVELSAGQMWEDVRLAVEGRTPTPFYGEMGGVVPTPSEILEEVLRHV, encoded by the coding sequence ATGGCGGAACGACAGCTCATGACCGGCAACGAAGCGATGGCGGAGGCGGCGATTCGGGCGGGTTGTCGAACGTACTTCGGCTACCCGATTACCCCGCAGAACGAGATCCTGGAGTACATGGCAACCCATCTGCCCAAGGTCGGGGGAGCGTTCCTCCAAGCGGAGAGCGAGGTTGCAGCGATCAACATGTGCTACGGGGCCGCCGCAGCCGGGGTGCGCACGATGACCTCGTCGTCCTCACCGGGAGTCAGCCTCAAGATGGAAGGGATATCCTATCTGGCCGGAGCTGACCTCCCGTGCGTCATCCTCAACGTCGCCCGGGGCGGTCCGGGCCTCGGGAACATCGCCCCGGCCCAGGGCGACTACTTCCAGGCAACCAAGGGCGGTGGCCATGGCGATTACCGGTTGATCGTCCTCGGCCCGTCGACCGTTCAGGAGGCGGCCGAGCTGGCGGCCCTGGCGTTCGATCTCTCCGACCAGTACCGCGTCCCCACGATGCTGCTCGCCGACGGGATGCTGGGACAGATGATGGAACCCGTGTCCCTGCCCGAGCCCCGGGCCGGCGCTGACCGGCCCGCCAAGCCGTGGGCCCTCACCGGGGCAAAGGGACGAAATCCCAACTACGTTGCCAGCTTCGCACTCGAGCCGACGGTCCTGAGGGACCTCAACCTGAAGCGCCACGCCCGGTACAAGGAGATCGAGGCCCGCGAGGTGCGGTGGGAGGAGGTCGCCACCGAGGACGCGGAGATCCTCGTCGTCGCCTACGGGACGATGGGCCGGATCGCGAAGACGGTGGTCCGGCAGGCCCGGAACCAGGGCGTCAAGGCGGGTCTTCTGCGACCGATCACCCTCTGGCCGTTCCCCTATGCCCCGATCCGAGCCCTCGCTGAGCGCGTCACGGCCGTGCTCACCGTCGAGCTGTCGGCCGGCCAGATGTGGGAGGACGTTCGGCTGGCGGTCGAGGGCCGGACCCCAACCCCGTTCTACGGTGAGATGGGTGGCGTTGTGCCCACGCCAAGCGAGATCCTCGAGGAGGTGCTGCGCCATGTCTAG
- a CDS encoding 2-oxoglutarate/2-oxoacid ferredoxin oxidoreductase, gamma subunit, producing MERAVVLAGFGGQGVLLAGKILARAAMTAGLEVTWLPSYGPEMRGGTANCTVVVSDEPIGSPIVEKPDVVLAMNGPSLDRFESRIADGGAVIVNSSLVSKRPARPDVRSVALPANDLARELGEPRVANMVALGAVVRALAVLPLDIVKAAMEAELGAKARGHLIELNRAALDRGYTVAAEVDA from the coding sequence ATGGAACGAGCAGTTGTGTTGGCGGGGTTTGGCGGTCAGGGAGTGCTGTTGGCGGGAAAGATCCTCGCTCGGGCGGCGATGACCGCCGGCCTCGAAGTGACCTGGCTTCCCTCGTACGGTCCGGAGATGCGGGGGGGAACAGCGAACTGCACGGTCGTCGTGTCCGACGAGCCCATTGGGTCCCCGATCGTGGAGAAGCCCGACGTCGTGCTCGCGATGAACGGGCCATCCCTGGACCGGTTTGAATCACGGATCGCCGACGGAGGTGCGGTGATCGTGAACAGCTCGCTCGTCTCCAAACGACCGGCGCGACCCGACGTTCGTTCTGTCGCGCTCCCCGCCAACGACCTCGCTCGCGAGCTCGGCGAGCCTCGTGTGGCAAACATGGTCGCCCTCGGTGCCGTCGTGCGGGCCCTCGCCGTCCTGCCTCTCGACATTGTGAAGGCGGCGATGGAAGCCGAGCTCGGGGCCAAGGCGCGCGGCCACCTCATCGAACTGAACCGCGCTGCCCTGGACCGAGGGTACACGGTGGCGGCCGAGGTCGACGCCTAG
- a CDS encoding 2-oxoglutarate/2-oxoacid ferredoxin oxidoreductase, beta subunit, whose product MSSTGTMTKVFARPKSLTDKQFTYCPGCDHGLITRILAGAIDKLGVQERTVFVAPVGCAVFAYEWFRCDGVQASHGRAAAVATGIKRANPDLIVISYQGDGDLAAIGTAETIHAANRGEPITVIFVNNQIYGMTGGQMAPTTLAGQRATSCPEGRDVRTMGHPLPVAEMIATLGAPAYVTRQSLHDPKHIVQATKAVEKALRYQVEGTGYSLVEILATCPTGWKMSPTAAHKHVADVVMGAFPVGDLIDRG is encoded by the coding sequence ATGTCTAGCACGGGAACGATGACGAAGGTCTTTGCCCGACCGAAGAGCCTGACCGACAAGCAGTTCACCTACTGCCCGGGGTGCGACCACGGCCTCATCACGCGGATTCTCGCCGGGGCGATCGACAAGCTCGGGGTGCAGGAACGAACTGTATTCGTTGCTCCTGTGGGGTGCGCTGTGTTCGCGTACGAGTGGTTCCGATGCGACGGCGTGCAGGCTTCCCACGGCCGTGCCGCAGCAGTCGCCACGGGCATCAAGCGTGCTAACCCAGACCTGATCGTGATCTCCTACCAGGGCGATGGTGATCTGGCAGCGATCGGGACCGCAGAAACGATTCACGCTGCCAACCGGGGAGAGCCCATCACCGTGATCTTCGTCAACAACCAGATCTACGGGATGACCGGCGGGCAGATGGCGCCCACGACGCTCGCCGGGCAGCGGGCGACCAGCTGCCCCGAGGGGCGCGATGTGCGCACAATGGGGCATCCTCTCCCCGTGGCCGAGATGATCGCCACCCTTGGTGCCCCGGCCTACGTCACCCGCCAATCCCTCCACGACCCGAAGCACATCGTCCAGGCCACAAAGGCCGTAGAGAAGGCCCTCCGCTACCAGGTGGAGGGGACGGGGTACTCGCTCGTCGAGATCCTCGCCACCTGTCCGACGGGGTGGAAGATGTCGCCCACAGCGGCCCACAAGCACGTGGCCGACGTGGTGATGGGGGCGTTCCCCGTCGGCGACCTCATCGACCGGGGGTAA
- a CDS encoding Urocanate hydratase — MTNTPTVRAPRGTTLSCKGWLQEAALRMLMNNLDPEVAGDPAHLIVYGGTGKAARSWGDFEVIIRSLRALEDDETLVVQSGRAVAVFRTHEDAPRVLISNAMLVPEWATWDRFRELERQGLTMYGQMTAGSWIYIGTQGILQGTYETLAEVGRQHFEGSLRGKLVLTAGLGEMGGAQPLAITMNGGVGIIVEINPDKIRRRLELAQLDTSTDSLDEALRIALDHKARGEPISVGLLGNAADVYPELVRRGVIPDVVTDQTSAHDELAGYVPGGMTYAEALALREKDPGRYIELSYLSMVRHVAAMAEMKSRGAVAFDYGNALRAQAEKGGLAHEAAFSFPGFVQAYIRPLFCEGKGPFRWVALSGDPRDLQRTDRAIIDLFPNDIALRRWIEQAQTKVRFQGLPARICWLGYGERAEAGLRFNDLVRRGEVTAPIVIGRDHLDSGSVASPYRETEGMRDGSDAIADWPILNALLNAVAGATWVSVHHGGGVGIGKSIHAGMVIVADGTEAAAQRLERVLTVDPGMGVARHADAGYERAIRVARERGVRIPGLIPQ; from the coding sequence ATGACGAACACGCCGACGGTGCGGGCCCCGCGGGGGACGACCCTATCCTGCAAGGGCTGGCTTCAGGAAGCGGCCCTGCGGATGCTCATGAACAACCTCGACCCCGAGGTGGCGGGGGATCCGGCCCACCTCATCGTCTACGGGGGAACGGGCAAGGCCGCCCGGTCGTGGGGTGACTTCGAGGTCATCATCCGCTCCCTCCGCGCGTTGGAGGATGACGAGACGCTTGTGGTCCAGTCCGGACGGGCGGTGGCCGTGTTCCGGACCCACGAGGACGCGCCGCGCGTTCTCATCTCGAACGCGATGCTCGTGCCGGAGTGGGCGACGTGGGACCGGTTCCGCGAGTTGGAACGCCAAGGCCTGACGATGTACGGCCAGATGACGGCCGGAAGCTGGATCTACATCGGGACCCAGGGGATTCTCCAGGGGACGTACGAGACCTTGGCCGAGGTGGGCCGCCAGCACTTCGAGGGATCGCTTCGGGGGAAGCTCGTCCTCACCGCCGGCCTCGGGGAGATGGGGGGCGCACAGCCGCTGGCGATCACGATGAACGGCGGGGTGGGGATCATCGTCGAGATCAACCCCGACAAGATCCGGCGCCGACTGGAGCTCGCGCAGCTCGACACCTCGACGGATTCCCTCGACGAGGCGCTCCGGATCGCGCTTGACCACAAGGCTCGCGGCGAGCCGATCTCGGTGGGGCTTCTCGGGAACGCGGCCGACGTGTATCCCGAACTCGTCCGCCGTGGGGTGATCCCAGATGTCGTCACCGACCAGACTTCGGCCCACGATGAGCTCGCGGGGTACGTGCCGGGGGGGATGACCTACGCCGAGGCGCTCGCGCTGCGGGAGAAGGACCCGGGGCGGTACATCGAGCTCTCCTACCTGTCGATGGTCCGCCACGTCGCGGCGATGGCGGAGATGAAGTCCCGCGGTGCGGTTGCCTTCGACTACGGGAACGCGCTCCGCGCCCAGGCGGAGAAGGGAGGTCTCGCCCACGAAGCGGCGTTCTCGTTCCCGGGGTTCGTCCAGGCCTACATTCGCCCTCTGTTCTGCGAGGGGAAGGGGCCGTTCCGGTGGGTTGCCCTGTCCGGCGATCCCCGTGACCTCCAGCGCACGGATCGGGCGATCATCGACCTCTTCCCGAACGACATCGCGCTGCGGCGGTGGATCGAGCAGGCGCAGACGAAGGTTCGGTTCCAGGGCCTCCCCGCGCGGATCTGCTGGCTCGGGTACGGGGAGCGCGCCGAAGCTGGGCTGAGGTTCAACGACCTCGTGCGGCGGGGCGAGGTCACGGCCCCGATCGTGATCGGTCGCGATCACCTCGACTCGGGGTCGGTCGCTTCCCCGTACCGGGAGACGGAGGGAATGCGCGATGGTTCGGATGCGATCGCGGACTGGCCGATCCTCAACGCCCTTCTCAACGCGGTGGCCGGGGCGACGTGGGTCAGCGTCCACCACGGAGGCGGGGTGGGGATCGGAAAGAGCATTCATGCCGGGATGGTGATCGTGGCCGACGGGACGGAGGCTGCAGCCCAGCGGCTCGAGCGGGTGCTCACCGTGGACCCGGGGATGGGTGTGGCGCGGCACGCCGATGCCGGCTACGAGAGGGCGATCAGGGTCGCTCGGGAGCGCGGGGTCCGCATCCCCGGTCTCATCCCCCAGTGA
- a CDS encoding ABC transporter, ATP-binding protein (cluster 5, nickel/peptides/opines): MSDPMTTNRTEAPLARIDRPMGEGTLLRVKDLTLHFRTTRGVLQAVDKVSFAMDRRRSITIIGESGCGKTSLARALLRLLPRNVHTYQGEVYLDGTDVMKMSDEWFRQKVRWTKVSMVSQAAMNALNPVLKVGFQVAEPLRIHNRMGKADALARAREVFRIVGVPDDFLHRYAFELSGGMRQRAILAMALVTSPQLILLDEPTSALDMLTQANIFNALKDIKNQLEVGFILITHDISTSSDLADEVLVMYAGQLVEHSLASTGYRRPLHPYAHGLMSSVPTLREDKKLEFIPGQPPSLINPPTGCRFAARCPRRFDRCDQEPPTFTVGEHGELVKCWLHAKD, translated from the coding sequence ATGAGTGATCCCATGACGACGAACAGGACCGAAGCACCGCTGGCGCGGATCGACAGACCGATGGGAGAGGGAACACTGCTGCGGGTGAAGGACCTCACCCTTCACTTCCGCACCACGCGCGGTGTGCTCCAGGCGGTTGACAAGGTGAGCTTCGCCATGGACCGCCGCCGCTCGATCACGATCATCGGTGAGTCGGGATGTGGCAAGACCTCGCTCGCTCGAGCCCTGCTGCGCTTGCTGCCCCGGAACGTCCACACCTACCAAGGCGAGGTGTACCTCGACGGGACCGATGTGATGAAGATGTCCGACGAGTGGTTCCGGCAGAAGGTGCGGTGGACCAAGGTCTCGATGGTCTCACAAGCCGCGATGAATGCCCTCAACCCCGTGCTCAAGGTGGGGTTCCAGGTTGCGGAACCGCTGCGCATCCACAACCGGATGGGCAAAGCGGACGCCCTGGCCCGGGCCCGCGAGGTGTTCCGGATCGTGGGCGTGCCCGACGATTTCCTCCATCGCTACGCGTTTGAGCTGTCGGGCGGGATGCGTCAGCGCGCGATTCTGGCGATGGCCCTGGTAACCAGCCCGCAACTGATCCTGCTCGACGAGCCGACCTCGGCTCTGGACATGCTCACCCAGGCCAACATCTTCAACGCGCTGAAGGACATCAAGAACCAGCTCGAAGTCGGGTTCATCCTCATCACCCACGACATCTCGACGTCGAGCGATCTCGCGGACGAGGTGCTCGTCATGTACGCCGGTCAGTTGGTCGAGCACAGCCTGGCCTCGACGGGGTACCGCCGCCCCCTTCATCCCTACGCTCATGGCTTGATGTCGAGCGTGCCGACGCTCCGCGAGGACAAGAAGCTCGAGTTCATCCCCGGCCAGCCGCCGAGCCTCATCAACCCGCCGACCGGATGCAGGTTTGCTGCGCGCTGTCCCCGTCGATTCGACCGCTGCGATCAAGAGCCGCCAACGTTCACTGTGGGAGAGCACGGAGAACTGGTGAAGTGCTGGCTGCACGCCAAGGACTAG
- a CDS encoding 50S ribosomal protein L28: MARICEICGRGPEFGAKVSHSGRHSRRVRLPNLQRIHAVHNGRRAQMRVCTRCIKAGKVAKA, encoded by the coding sequence ATGGCACGGATATGCGAGATTTGCGGGCGCGGCCCGGAGTTCGGCGCGAAGGTCAGCCACTCCGGTCGCCACAGCCGCCGGGTGCGCCTGCCGAATCTGCAGCGCATCCACGCCGTCCACAACGGACGGCGCGCGCAGATGCGCGTCTGCACACGGTGCATCAAGGCCGGCAAGGTCGCCAAGGCATGA
- a CDS encoding ABC transporter, ATP-binding protein (cluster 5, nickel/peptides/opines), whose amino-acid sequence MANEILLSVKGVHTWYELKKWGVFHTGFVRALDGVSFDLRRGEALTVVGESGSGKTTLLKTILGLAPMTKGEITFAGQKLDGKSGGAGWLRSQVGFVQQDPYGALPPFMTVRKILSEPMIINKFGTPAEREQRIREVMEEVRLLPVNDFLGKFPHMLSGGQQQRLVIARAMILRPALIVADEPVSMLDASVRVEILELMRRIQSAHRLGVIYITHDLSTVRYFSERVFIMYAARLVEKAGVNEIIHNTLHPYTKALLSAIPDPDPENAHRYRDVPPGEPPSLVKPPSGCRFHPRCPVRIEGLCEKEEPPAFEPVRDHFVECWLHKK is encoded by the coding sequence ATGGCCAACGAGATACTCCTTTCAGTAAAGGGTGTCCACACGTGGTACGAGCTCAAGAAGTGGGGGGTGTTCCACACCGGCTTTGTGCGCGCACTGGACGGTGTGAGCTTCGACCTGCGCCGGGGAGAGGCGCTGACGGTCGTCGGCGAGAGCGGATCAGGCAAGACGACGCTTCTCAAGACGATCCTCGGGCTTGCCCCCATGACGAAGGGGGAGATCACGTTTGCCGGTCAGAAGCTCGACGGCAAGTCCGGCGGCGCAGGCTGGTTGAGGTCACAGGTCGGGTTCGTGCAGCAAGACCCTTACGGAGCGCTACCGCCGTTCATGACTGTGCGCAAGATCCTCAGCGAACCGATGATCATCAACAAGTTCGGCACGCCCGCCGAACGTGAGCAACGGATCCGCGAGGTGATGGAGGAAGTCCGGCTCCTGCCGGTGAACGACTTCCTGGGCAAGTTCCCGCACATGCTGTCCGGCGGTCAGCAGCAGCGGCTCGTCATCGCGCGAGCGATGATCCTCCGCCCGGCGCTGATCGTGGCAGACGAGCCCGTGTCCATGCTCGATGCCTCGGTGCGCGTGGAGATCCTCGAGCTCATGCGCCGGATCCAGAGCGCCCACCGTCTGGGCGTGATCTACATCACCCATGACCTGTCCACGGTACGGTACTTCTCGGAGCGCGTGTTCATCATGTACGCGGCAAGACTCGTGGAAAAGGCGGGCGTAAACGAGATCATCCACAACACGCTTCACCCCTACACCAAGGCGCTCCTCAGCGCGATCCCCGACCCCGACCCCGAGAACGCACACCGTTACCGGGATGTGCCTCCGGGAGAGCCTCCCAGCTTGGTCAAGCCACCCAGCGGGTGCCGGTTCCATCCCCGCTGTCCAGTGAGGATCGAGGGGCTGTGCGAGAAGGAAGAGCCGCCCGCGTTCGAACCTGTCCGGGACCACTTCGTGGAGTGCTGGCTCCACAAGAAATGA
- a CDS encoding ABC transporter, permease protein 1 (cluster 5, nickel/peptides/opines), with product MASDPLVSFLHERRVIREEGTPAVKGNLVALTRYSLLRALLMGFAVIVALYLVILIVNMGGHLDVVRRGEIRQQVALAVTAVPENQLLPPSELNQIIERQTELAYRRYGLDRPFILRSFDYLTTALSLSLGRSENLTSDSGSRLVRNILLERLPATLVLFGTSSLILFFTSLFAALALSRRYGSWIDRAVVSLAPTSSAPGWFYGIFLILIFAAVLRVLPWGGMVDAPPPKTTLGYAASLIRHMVLPVAAMAAGGLLAAIYARRTFFLIFSSEDYVDLAKAKGLSSRAIERRYILRPTLPTIITQFMFLIIGMWQGAVILEQVFVWPGIGSLTIQAVNLSDTPVIVGVNVIYAYLLALSLFLLEFIYAIVDPRVRIGGGTQRRL from the coding sequence ATGGCCAGCGATCCCCTTGTATCTTTCCTCCACGAACGTCGTGTCATCAGGGAGGAGGGAACACCCGCCGTGAAAGGAAACTTGGTAGCTCTCACGCGCTATTCGCTTCTGCGAGCGCTGTTGATGGGGTTCGCCGTCATCGTTGCCCTGTACCTGGTCATCCTCATCGTCAACATGGGGGGGCACCTTGACGTCGTCCGCAGGGGGGAGATTCGCCAGCAGGTAGCCCTGGCCGTGACCGCGGTCCCGGAGAACCAGCTCCTTCCGCCGTCCGAACTGAACCAGATCATCGAGCGCCAGACCGAGCTCGCCTACCGGCGGTACGGCCTCGACAGGCCGTTCATCCTGCGCAGCTTTGACTACCTGACGACGGCGCTCTCGCTCAGCCTCGGGCGGTCGGAAAACCTGACGAGCGACAGTGGATCCCGCCTCGTGCGGAACATCCTCTTGGAACGGCTCCCGGCCACGCTCGTCCTGTTCGGGACCTCGAGCCTGATCCTGTTCTTCACGTCGCTGTTTGCAGCGCTCGCGCTCTCGCGACGGTACGGAAGCTGGATCGACCGGGCGGTGGTGTCGCTCGCCCCCACCTCGTCGGCACCCGGCTGGTTCTACGGGATCTTTCTCATCCTCATCTTCGCCGCCGTGCTGCGGGTCCTCCCGTGGGGCGGGATGGTTGATGCCCCACCGCCGAAGACGACCCTCGGGTATGCGGCAAGCCTCATTCGCCACATGGTCCTCCCCGTGGCGGCGATGGCCGCAGGAGGGCTCCTGGCGGCGATCTACGCCCGGCGGACGTTCTTCCTCATCTTCTCGAGCGAGGACTACGTCGACCTCGCGAAGGCGAAGGGCCTTTCCTCGCGGGCGATCGAGCGCCGCTACATCCTGCGTCCCACCCTACCGACGATCATCACCCAGTTCATGTTCCTCATCATCGGGATGTGGCAGGGAGCGGTCATCCTGGAGCAGGTGTTCGTCTGGCCGGGGATCGGCTCGTTGACGATCCAAGCCGTCAACCTCAGCGACACCCCGGTCATCGTCGGGGTCAACGTGATCTACGCCTATCTCCTGGCCCTATCGCTGTTCCTGCTCGAGTTCATCTACGCTATTGTGGACCCGCGGGTGCGCATCGGCGGTGGCACCCAGAGGAGGCTCTAG
- a CDS encoding ADP-ribose pyrophosphatase — MGIEAERGIAEGHSLAFRGRLIAVEVRDTPAGRREVVLHPGAVAVLVRNEQGQVLLVRQYREGPQAPLWETPAGLLERGESPLTAARRELREEVGLTARRWRYLGTIWPTPGYSTERTYVFLASGLRGTPAARQEVDEVRFFAPSEILDLARRGHGDAKTLAALPLLTGG; from the coding sequence GTGGGGATAGAGGCTGAGCGGGGAATCGCGGAGGGACACTCCCTTGCCTTCCGGGGCCGGTTGATCGCCGTGGAGGTGCGGGACACTCCGGCCGGGCGACGGGAGGTTGTCCTCCACCCCGGTGCAGTGGCTGTGCTCGTCCGGAATGAGCAGGGGCAGGTGTTGCTCGTTCGGCAGTACCGAGAAGGTCCCCAGGCCCCGTTGTGGGAGACTCCCGCCGGGCTGCTGGAGCGCGGAGAGAGTCCGCTGACCGCAGCCCGACGCGAACTCCGCGAGGAGGTAGGCCTGACCGCGCGGCGGTGGCGGTACCTGGGGACGATCTGGCCCACCCCCGGCTACTCGACCGAACGAACGTACGTGTTCCTCGCGTCAGGCCTTCGCGGGACACCCGCCGCACGTCAGGAGGTGGACGAGGTGCGGTTCTTCGCCCCCAGCGAGATCCTCGACCTGGCCCGACGAGGCCACGGGGACGCGAAAACGCTCGCCGCCCTGCCTCTTCTCACTGGGGGATGA